A portion of the Pseudomonas koreensis genome contains these proteins:
- a CDS encoding carbohydrate ABC transporter permease, translating to MTSLAAKPAISLSRIAIYAVLIFAVFLYLVPLVVMLLTSFKTPEDISTGNLLSWPTVVSGIGWVKAWATVDGYFWNSIKITVPAVIISTAIGALNGYVLSMWRFRGSQLFFGLLLFGCFLPFQTVLLPASFTLGKMGLASTTTGLVFVHVVYGLAFTTLFFRNYYVSIPDALVKAARLDGAGFFTIFRRIILPMSTPIIMVCLIWQFTQIWNDFLFGVVFSSGDSQPITVALNNLVNTSTGAKEYNVDMAAAMIAGLPTLLVYVVAGKYFVRGLTAGAVKG from the coding sequence ATGACTAGTCTCGCTGCCAAACCCGCCATCAGCTTGAGCCGCATCGCGATCTACGCGGTGCTGATCTTCGCGGTGTTTCTCTATCTGGTGCCGCTGGTGGTCATGTTGCTGACCAGCTTCAAGACTCCGGAAGACATCAGCACCGGCAACCTGTTGAGCTGGCCGACCGTGGTCAGCGGCATCGGTTGGGTCAAGGCCTGGGCCACGGTTGATGGCTACTTCTGGAACTCGATCAAGATCACCGTACCGGCCGTAATCATCTCCACGGCCATCGGTGCGTTGAACGGTTACGTGCTGTCGATGTGGCGTTTCCGGGGTTCGCAGCTGTTCTTCGGTCTGCTGCTGTTCGGCTGCTTCCTGCCGTTCCAGACCGTGCTGCTGCCGGCCTCGTTCACCCTCGGCAAGATGGGCCTGGCGAGCACTACCACCGGGCTGGTCTTCGTCCACGTAGTTTACGGTCTGGCGTTCACCACGCTGTTCTTCCGCAACTACTACGTCAGCATTCCCGATGCGCTGGTCAAGGCCGCACGTCTGGATGGCGCGGGGTTCTTCACGATTTTCCGCCGCATCATCCTGCCGATGTCGACGCCGATCATCATGGTCTGCCTGATCTGGCAATTCACCCAGATCTGGAACGACTTCCTGTTCGGGGTGGTGTTCTCCAGCGGTGATTCGCAACCGATCACCGTGGCGCTGAACAACCTGGTCAACACCAGCACCGGCGCCAAGGAATACAACGTGGATATGGCAGCGGCGATGATCGCCGGCCTGCCGACCCTGCTGGTCTATGTGGTCGCAGGCAAGTATTTCGTGCGCGGGCTGACGGCCGGCGCGGTCAAGGGGTAA
- a CDS encoding carbohydrate ABC transporter permease, with protein sequence MSSVAVFSKASPFDALQRWLPKLVLAPSMFIVLVGFYGYILWTFILSFTTSTFLPNYKWAGLAQYARLFDNDRWWVASKNLAVFGGMFIGITLVIGVLLAVFLDQRIRREGFIRTIYLYPMALSMIVTGTAWKWLLNPGMGLDKLLRDWGWEGFRLDWLIDPDRVVYCLVIAAVWQASGFIMAMFLAGLRGVDQSIIRAAQIDGASMPRIYWKVVLPSLRPVFFSAVMILAHIAIKSFDLVAAMTAGGPGYSSDLPAMFMYSFTFSRGQMGMGSASAILMLGAILAIIVPYLYSELRTKRHD encoded by the coding sequence GAAACTGGTGCTGGCGCCGAGCATGTTCATCGTGCTGGTGGGCTTCTATGGCTACATCCTGTGGACGTTCATTCTGTCGTTCACCACGTCGACCTTCCTGCCCAACTACAAGTGGGCCGGTCTGGCGCAATACGCGCGGTTGTTCGACAACGATCGCTGGTGGGTGGCGAGCAAGAACCTCGCCGTGTTCGGCGGCATGTTCATCGGCATCACCCTGGTGATCGGCGTGTTGCTGGCGGTGTTCCTCGACCAGCGCATCCGTCGCGAAGGCTTTATCCGCACCATTTACCTGTACCCGATGGCGCTCTCGATGATCGTCACCGGTACCGCGTGGAAATGGCTGCTCAACCCGGGCATGGGCCTGGACAAATTGTTGCGTGACTGGGGCTGGGAAGGCTTCCGTCTGGACTGGCTGATCGACCCTGATCGCGTGGTCTACTGCCTGGTGATTGCCGCTGTGTGGCAAGCCTCGGGCTTCATCATGGCGATGTTCCTCGCCGGCCTGCGTGGCGTTGATCAATCGATCATCCGTGCCGCGCAGATCGACGGCGCGAGCATGCCGCGCATCTACTGGAAAGTCGTACTGCCAAGCCTGCGTCCGGTGTTCTTCAGTGCGGTGATGATCCTTGCGCACATCGCGATCAAGAGCTTCGACCTCGTTGCGGCAATGACCGCCGGCGGCCCGGGTTATTCCTCCGACCTGCCAGCGATGTTCATGTATTCCTTCACTTTCAGTCGCGGCCAGATGGGCATGGGCTCGGCCAGTGCGATTCTGATGCTCGGTGCGATCCTCGCGATCATCGTGCCTTACCTGTACTCCGAGCTGAGGACCAAGCGTCATGACTAG